One Paenibacillus crassostreae DNA segment encodes these proteins:
- a CDS encoding DNA primase family protein has translation MKRNNRTLYRQKDFMDADDSLYEKLDHIRSGKLNIDFLKSKDMELATTDSDFTWPTDRNVSRSFVQSHDMTNNDTSIPSTLRRGGLQQEFMDNHNMQIEEPDSKENNIPQNQREPKKNNNASQEAKIPIDVQAKMALLGKRVVRCCGTTAFLYDVEFGCFEEQTEASLYVAIRKCITPEMDMKLGKHKMAEVVHRLVSSPELQVSYTEFDNHTHLINFRNTVFDVTQRRCYPHSPEYLFTSYVDADYGESSSNIRVYRSNRGGDERGNCFRRFLEDCTAGDRLKMKSLQQLMGYIISNEWRAKKFFVLIGLPHTGKSVWLSLIRSLIGPKHTTAMSLKQLGENRFMSAELFKSKVNISSEMDENGAIKGTDIIKALTGGDLITGEKKGKDPFHFYGKTKLVACGNHMPLLSKLDGTTAFTDRIQFLVFSNTIPEERRDKSLLDKLIAEKTYIVEWALEGFHELMDNSLIFTESDEARTFKSRYITELNNVTEFVRERCRVDLDNDECKVHRKVLFPAYKQYCRDNGYKSLSKQEFFVEVSKHNVKPKKMRINGSTPLEGFRGIRLLTNAELKSSLTEIQ, from the coding sequence ATGAAACGGAATAATCGGACTTTATATCGTCAAAAGGACTTTATGGACGCTGATGATTCTCTCTATGAGAAACTGGATCATATTAGATCGGGAAAACTGAATATAGACTTTCTGAAATCTAAGGACATGGAACTGGCCACTACGGACAGCGATTTCACATGGCCTACTGATCGAAACGTTAGTCGTTCATTCGTTCAATCACACGATATGACTAACAATGACACAAGTATCCCCTCCACGTTAAGGCGTGGAGGATTACAGCAGGAATTCATGGATAACCATAATATGCAGATTGAAGAACCTGACAGCAAGGAGAATAACATTCCCCAAAATCAGCGAGAACCTAAGAAGAACAATAACGCAAGCCAGGAAGCAAAGATACCGATCGATGTCCAAGCGAAGATGGCTTTGCTTGGAAAAAGGGTAGTTCGATGCTGTGGCACAACGGCGTTTCTCTATGACGTTGAGTTTGGTTGCTTCGAGGAACAAACGGAAGCAAGTCTCTACGTAGCTATCCGAAAGTGTATAACCCCGGAAATGGACATGAAACTCGGTAAACACAAGATGGCAGAAGTTGTCCACCGCCTTGTTAGTAGTCCGGAGCTTCAAGTTTCTTACACGGAGTTTGACAACCACACTCACTTAATCAATTTTCGGAACACGGTCTTCGATGTAACCCAGCGGAGATGCTATCCGCATAGTCCGGAATACTTGTTCACAAGTTACGTCGATGCCGATTACGGGGAATCGTCTTCTAATATTCGGGTTTATCGCTCGAATAGAGGCGGCGACGAACGAGGAAATTGTTTTAGACGTTTTCTGGAGGATTGCACAGCTGGGGATCGTCTGAAAATGAAGTCTCTACAGCAATTAATGGGCTACATTATCAGCAATGAATGGCGGGCCAAGAAGTTCTTCGTTCTGATAGGACTTCCCCACACCGGTAAGAGCGTATGGCTTTCGCTAATTCGTTCGTTAATTGGTCCCAAACATACAACCGCAATGTCGTTAAAGCAACTGGGTGAGAATCGGTTTATGAGCGCCGAGCTATTCAAATCCAAGGTCAACATCAGTTCTGAAATGGATGAGAACGGAGCTATTAAAGGCACTGATATCATTAAGGCACTCACCGGGGGCGACCTTATAACAGGCGAAAAAAAGGGTAAAGACCCGTTCCATTTCTATGGAAAAACGAAGCTCGTTGCTTGTGGTAACCATATGCCTTTGCTTAGCAAGCTAGATGGAACAACCGCTTTCACTGACAGAATCCAATTTCTTGTGTTCTCCAATACCATCCCAGAAGAACGAAGGGATAAATCGTTACTGGACAAATTGATTGCGGAGAAGACGTACATTGTGGAATGGGCATTGGAAGGTTTTCACGAGTTAATGGACAATAGTCTGATCTTTACTGAAAGCGATGAGGCTCGTACTTTTAAATCGAGATACATTACGGAATTGAATAATGTAACAGAGTTTGTTCGTGAACGATGCCGTGTCGATTTGGATAACGATGAGTGCAAGGTTCATCGCAAAGTTCTTTTCCCTGCTTACAAGCAATACTGTCGGGATAATGGCTACAAGTCACTGAGCAAGCAAGAGTTTTTTGTAGAAGTCTCAAAACATAATGTGAAACCCAAAAAAATGAGGATCAACGGGTCTACACCTTTGGAGGGTTTCCGAGGAATTCGACTATTAACAAATGCCGAGCTTAAATCCTCACTTACTGAAATACAGTAG
- a CDS encoding DUF6075 family protein: MRRNPINYNRIYFLNEAHQENFRKCIQKFACRTNEYTSTCYLAAYPEIFKCFDLERQENGPFDWYFDSLDNVSLQEHRSTGSTAPLTGQTTALVNLALNLWNGKEFDLASGLSIWDSELYAVALQAINLRQQGRSIIDE; encoded by the coding sequence ATGAGAAGGAACCCGATAAACTACAACCGGATTTATTTTTTAAATGAAGCTCATCAGGAAAATTTCCGAAAATGTATACAGAAATTTGCTTGCCGTACGAATGAATACACCTCCACTTGTTATCTGGCCGCATATCCAGAAATTTTCAAGTGCTTCGATCTTGAACGTCAAGAAAACGGGCCATTCGACTGGTACTTCGATTCCTTGGATAACGTTTCGCTCCAAGAGCACCGCTCGACAGGTTCAACAGCTCCACTAACCGGACAAACCACTGCACTTGTTAACCTTGCACTTAATCTGTGGAACGGGAAAGAATTTGATCTAGCAAGTGGACTTTCTATATGGGACTCCGAGCTATATGCAGTCGCTCTTCAAGCGATCAATCTACGACAACAAGGGAGGTCCATAATCGATGAATAA
- a CDS encoding helix-turn-helix transcriptional regulator, with the protein MNKSDYPLILQIKDVKEILGVSRSTAYEIAREPDFPLLIINCRKIVYRDDFFKWLDSKRTNPNVISA; encoded by the coding sequence ATGAATAAATCTGATTATCCACTTATCCTGCAAATCAAAGACGTGAAAGAAATTTTAGGTGTATCCCGCTCGACAGCTTACGAAATTGCAAGGGAGCCGGATTTCCCTTTACTCATCATTAACTGTAGAAAAATTGTATACCGAGACGACTTCTTCAAATGGCTGGATTCCAAGCGTACCAATCCTAATGTGATATCAGCATAA